In [Mycobacterium] stephanolepidis, the genomic window GGCTGGAATGTGGTGCCGTATACGGTGTTTCGAGATGGCCCGGCGGGCGTTGGCATGGTGCAACGGTGGATCCACGAGCCGGAGCTGGTCGAAGGTGCGCTCGATCTGGTCGATATCTGTCTGCCGCAGGCGGTACCGCAGGATTACCTGCCGATCCTGCGTGCACTGGACGCGGATGGCGCCGAAATCGTGCTGGTGCACGCCGATGACGCCTTGCTGCGCCGGATGGCGGTGTTCGACACCTTGGTGAACAACGCCGATCGCAAGGGCGGCCACATCCTGCGAGGTGCCGATGGTGGTGTCTACGGGGTGGATCACGGGATCTGTCTGCACAGCGAGGACAAGCTGCGGACCGTCCTGTGGGGTTGGGCGGGCAAGCCCGTGGAGCCGGAGTTGCTTGACGATGTGACTCGCCTGGAGGAGTCCTTGCGCGGAGATCTGGGCGCCGCGCTCGCGGGCCACATCACGACGGCAGAGGTGGCCGCTGTGCGCGAACGCGCGGTGATGACGCTGAATGATCCGGTGATGCCGATGCCCGATCGCAGTAGACCCATACCGTGGCCCGCCTTTTGATTGTCGATCGTCTAGCCTGGTCGGCAAGCATGATGTTCCGGGAAGGGACGGGCAAGAGGGGGTGCTGACGTGACGGGACCGTACGACCCGTATCAGCAGGGACCGGCCGGGCAGTGGGGCGCTCCTGAGGGGGCGACTCAGGGGCACTGGCAGACACCGCCGCCGACGGCTCCGTACGGTTATGCGCCGGCCGATTATCCGGAAGATTCGATCGGCCGCCTGTATGACGGTGTTCCACAGGACTACGCGGTTCCCCCGATGTATCCCGGACTCCCGGGGCAAGACCCCTTCGGATCGCAGAAACGGTCCAGACCGTGGATTCTGATCGCCTCGATCGCGGGCGCGGTCGTCGTGGTGCTC contains:
- a CDS encoding SCO1664 family protein, whose amino-acid sequence is MTPSPDGLGPRDSPADHTAIRDGELTVIGRIRSASNATFLCEVPGTSGDSVHCVYKPVRGERPLWDFPDGTLAGREVATYLISAELGWNVVPYTVFRDGPAGVGMVQRWIHEPELVEGALDLVDICLPQAVPQDYLPILRALDADGAEIVLVHADDALLRRMAVFDTLVNNADRKGGHILRGADGGVYGVDHGICLHSEDKLRTVLWGWAGKPVEPELLDDVTRLEESLRGDLGAALAGHITTAEVAAVRERAVMTLNDPVMPMPDRSRPIPWPAF